A genomic region of Miscanthus floridulus cultivar M001 chromosome 3, ASM1932011v1, whole genome shotgun sequence contains the following coding sequences:
- the LOC136541732 gene encoding uncharacterized protein isoform X1, whose product MVETLKNWRKRWLSCGDTENLFRDNPGNQMQGVMQLKATKSGMPMKVAQRIDVSKFMSYIKVSRTQLNHIKRLKQSGDGIQTKHVSRVIGGLDKSHVKPYGALLEDEQRRLHEHWLKMSCNDLPASFEVLRERKVLMEKSRKLLGLELEQKNVSVLRKADQLTDKMKGLGQPGASENDGTPVFQNDQVECSPQSLLQGGHDQSTLQDQDDEQSVYHIHCMNVEDHDLMVVRGIDITSQSEQNSDVPDQNRNGVSCVDKGIYCCANNPDKQSEVLMDIKLCKDGLLVDNPDCKNMQLEDLDGVSYKGPSVHAYEQDQDLESIGHAVVNHNCHHSQNISSEMSHPKMTTVIDQDETENVMIPSCSSSQLPKSSAEQMHVQDFLDLNDQAAKVEKVRWQLAGPLQSHYRPLENITYNGSGDVQIKQPYLSSGQHNSSVYLNNVILSQQQPQLATSAFPVDNPASVIEPFSNLQSNGQLGTAKDIGAVSYPFRHANSMKQSTGLHCLVNKRLAQSAPFPRLLQEQHQLIDQSDNGLYAQLHEDYYTDVSFPTKVNLPISEQHSYAAFDWTDHRYNWFPQGSQSHNNNDNLLGLQLGNCLPQALPSGSSTDGTLFSAISQYKQPSVHMGHGESSHSQLIEPRNQFGPPKNFLSRSQDTNPTFPDMYGFTQNMASGTSSQVAPVGSLDSSHWTNFIQQNPGMPSDFTNRPFRGPWTR is encoded by the exons GTTAGTAGAACACAGCTCAACCATATAAAGAGACTGAAGCAATCTGGGGATGGTATTCAGACCAAGCATGTTTCACGTGTAATTGGTGGCCTTGATAAATCCCATGTAAAACCATATGGAGCTTTATTAGAGGATGAACAGAGGAGACTGCACGAGCATTG GTTGAAAATGTCTTGCAATGATTTACCTGCTTCCTTTGAGGTTCTTAGGGAAAGGAAGGTGCTGATGGAGAAATCAAGAAAGTTATTAGGCCTTGAGCTTGAACAGAAGAATGTATCTGTCTTGAGAAAG GCAGACCAGTTAACAGACAAAATGAAAGGGCTAGGACAACCTGGTGCTAGTGAAAATGACGGTACCCCAGTTTTTCAAAATGACCAGGTAGAATGCTCACCTCAAAGTTTATTGCAAGGTGGGCATGATCAGAGCACTCTTCAAGATCAGGATGATGAGCAGTCTGTTTACCATATTCACTGTATGAATGTGGAAGATCATGATCTCATGGTTGTCAGGGGTATAGACATAACTAGTCAGAGTGAGCAAAACTCTGATGTGCCAGATCAAAATCGTAATGGTGTCAGCTGCGTAGATAAAGGCATTTACTGCTGTGCCAACAACCCTGATAAGCAGAGTGAAGTTCTCATGGACATCAAATTGTGTAAAGATGGACTGCTTGTTGACAATCCTGACTGCAAAAATATGCAACTAGAAGATCTTGATGGAGTTTCTTACAAAGGTCCATCAGTTCATGCTTATGAGCAAGATCAGGACCTGGAAAGCATCGGCCATGCTGTTGTGAACCACAATTGTCACCATAGTCAAAATATTTCTTCAGAAATGAGTCATCCAAAGATGACCACTGTAATTGACCAAGATGAGACTGAGAACGTTATGATACCATCGTGCAGTTCTTCACAACTACCTAAATCCTCTGCAGAACAAATGCATGTGCAAGACTTTCTGGATCTAAATGACCAAGCAGCAAAAGTTGAGAAAGTCAGATGGCAGTTGGCAGGCCCTCTTCAGTCCCATTATCGCCCTCTAGAGAATATAACGTATAATGGCTCAGGTGACGTGCAGATTAAACAGCCTTATCTCTCTTCAGGACAACATAATTCTTCAGTTTACTTGAATAATGTTATTTTAAGTCAGCAGCAACCTCAACTTGCCACATCTGCTTTTCCAGTGGACAATCCAGCATCAGTTATTGAACCTTTCTCAAATCTGCAGAGCAATGGTCAGCTCGGGACAGCAAAGGACATTGGAGCAGTCTCCTATCCCTTTCGGCATGCAAATAGCATGAAACAGTCAACTGGTTTGCATTGTTTGGTGAATAAACGTTTGGCTCAATCTGCTCCATTTCCCAGGTTGTTGCAGGAGCAGCATCAGTTAATCGATCAGAGTGACAATGGCCTCTATGCACAACTTCACGAGGATTACTACACGGATGTGAGTTTTCCAACTAAAGTAAACCTTCCAATCTCTGAACAACATTCTTATGCTGCTTTTGATTGGACGGATCATAGGTATAACTGGTTCCCCCAGGGCAGCCAGTCACATAATAATAATGATAATCTGTTGGGGTTGCAGTTGGGTAACTGCTTACCCCAGGCCTTACCTAGTGGAAGCAGCACCGATGGAACTCTGTTCAGCGCCATATCCCAGTACAAGCAGCCATCAGTACACATGGGACATggtgagtcaagccacagccaacTCATTGAGCCAAGGAATCAATTTGGTCCACCTAAGAATTTTCTTTCCAGGAGTCAAGACACAAACCCTACTTTTCCGGATATGTATGGCTTCACCCAGAATATGGCCAGTGGCACAAGCAGTCAGGTAGCACCTGTAGGGTCTCTGGATAGCTCACATTGGACAAACTTCATACAACAAAATCCTGGAATGCCGTCTGACTTTACAAACAGGCCATTCCGAGGGCCCTGGACCAGATAA